A genomic segment from Oscillospiraceae bacterium encodes:
- a CDS encoding FeoB-associated Cys-rich membrane protein, which produces MFTWFIDNLAKVLICLALAAAITGIIIVMIRNQKKGKSSCGCGCSGCAMTGSCDLLKDNKTTNNNNLK; this is translated from the coding sequence ATGTTTACCTGGTTCATCGATAATCTTGCAAAAGTTTTGATTTGTTTGGCGTTGGCAGCTGCGATTACCGGGATCATTATCGTAATGATACGGAATCAAAAAAAGGGAAAGTCCTCCTGCGGCTGCGGTTGTTCCGGCTGTGCGATGACGGGAAGCTGTGATCTTTTAAAAGATAACAAAACGACGAACAATAATAATCTTAAATGA
- a CDS encoding ZIP family metal transporter, which translates to MNNIVKVLFGLLIPFAGTTLGAATVFFIKKQMKPWLQKAMLGFASGVMIAASVWSLLIPSINMAGKSGGISWLPAAVGFLLGIGFLLTLDSLIPHQHVNSDEPEGRSVSCVKKSSMLIFAVTLHNIPEGMAAGVVFAGFLNKNSSITFAGALALAVGIAIQNFPEGTIVSLPLVGSGITRRRAFTYGFLSGVVEPIGAALTILLTSLITPILPYILAFAAGAMIYVVVEELIPECQNGEHSNIGTIGVALGFTLMMILDVALS; encoded by the coding sequence ATGAACAATATCGTCAAAGTTTTATTCGGCCTTTTGATTCCGTTTGCCGGGACAACGCTCGGCGCGGCCACGGTCTTTTTTATAAAAAAGCAGATGAAGCCGTGGCTGCAGAAAGCGATGCTCGGATTTGCCTCGGGCGTGATGATTGCGGCGTCGGTTTGGTCGCTTTTAATTCCGTCAATCAACATGGCCGGAAAGAGCGGGGGGATTTCCTGGCTTCCGGCTGCTGTCGGATTTTTGCTCGGAATCGGGTTTTTGCTGACGCTGGACTCACTGATTCCGCATCAGCACGTCAATTCGGACGAACCTGAGGGCAGAAGCGTTTCCTGCGTCAAAAAGTCCTCGATGCTGATTTTCGCGGTAACGCTCCACAATATTCCCGAGGGAATGGCCGCCGGTGTCGTGTTTGCAGGATTTTTAAACAAAAACAGTTCCATCACGTTCGCCGGAGCTCTTGCGCTTGCCGTCGGCATAGCGATTCAAAATTTTCCCGAGGGTACAATCGTCTCATTGCCGCTTGTCGGATCCGGAATCACCAGGCGCCGTGCTTTTACTTACGGTTTTTTATCGGGCGTAGTCGAGCCGATCGGCGCAGCGCTGACGATACTGTTAACTTCGCTGATCACACCGATTCTGCCGTATATCCTCGCATTCGCCGCCGGTGCGATGATCTATGTCGTTGTCGAGGAGCTCATCCCGGAGTGCCAAAACGGAGAGCACAGCAACATCGGCACCATCGGCGTCGCGCTCGGTTTTACGCTGATGATGATCCTCGACGTTGCGCTGAGTTAA